Proteins encoded in a region of the Prochlorococcus marinus CUG1416 genome:
- a CDS encoding ATP phosphoribosyltransferase regulatory subunit, with the protein MTDIKEIKLVDVKNNSNIINNLNNIYKLWGYEEVSPSFINTLETIKGRGVIEENEVVGIVSNNSLCLRPEMTTSIVKLSSTRLINKKRPIRLFTNGMVFNKKQNNKNSSKLQEKLQSGIELIGYDTKYPEIEVINILFDAIDNINLKDECNLCLLVSTTKIMDLILNKYKNNNFEEIKKSLVNFDQDKLSKLGIKEDDKYILKDILFTRGEPIAILKKLKRIYGTSKTIDDLNFLFETLSIMSNKYGVKLQLDPTFQPHLNLYEGIVFQLIGDSGNNKNVIAKGGRYDELVRFFSPNEIILNGIGFTISIDVLRNLIKQEKTDKKKILLMFKDSYLWEKAMNEQKELQKRGNIAILHLNPCDDSAKANQIMKENNCTEILWVR; encoded by the coding sequence ATGACTGATATAAAAGAAATTAAATTAGTAGATGTAAAGAATAACTCTAATATAATTAATAATTTAAATAATATTTATAAACTATGGGGTTATGAAGAAGTCTCACCTTCATTTATAAACACTTTAGAGACGATAAAAGGTCGTGGTGTTATTGAAGAAAATGAGGTTGTTGGAATAGTAAGTAATAATTCATTATGTCTCAGGCCAGAAATGACAACATCTATTGTCAAATTATCATCTACTAGATTAATAAATAAGAAAAGACCTATAAGATTATTTACCAATGGAATGGTGTTTAATAAAAAACAAAATAATAAAAATTCATCCAAGTTGCAAGAGAAACTCCAAAGTGGAATTGAATTAATAGGATATGATACAAAATACCCAGAAATTGAAGTTATTAATATATTGTTTGATGCTATAGATAATATTAATTTGAAGGATGAATGTAATTTGTGTCTACTAGTTAGCACCACAAAAATAATGGACTTGATATTGAATAAATATAAGAATAATAATTTTGAAGAAATTAAAAAAAGTTTGGTTAACTTTGATCAAGATAAATTATCTAAATTAGGAATTAAAGAAGATGATAAATATATTCTTAAAGATATATTATTTACAAGAGGAGAACCAATTGCAATATTAAAAAAATTGAAAAGGATATATGGCACTAGTAAAACAATAGATGACCTAAATTTTTTATTTGAAACATTATCAATAATGTCAAATAAATATGGTGTTAAATTACAACTTGATCCAACATTTCAACCTCACTTGAATTTATACGAAGGGATAGTTTTTCAACTTATAGGTGATAGTGGTAATAATAAAAACGTGATAGCAAAAGGTGGAAGATATGATGAATTAGTAAGATTCTTTAGTCCTAATGAGATAATCTTAAATGGAATTGGATTTACTATCTCAATAGATGTTTTAAGAAATTTAATTAAGCAAGAAAAGACAGATAAGAAAAAGATTTTGTTAATGTTTAAAGATTCTTATTTATGGGAAAAAGCTATGAATGAGCAAAAAGAACTACAGAAAAGAGGAAATATTGCAATCTTAC
- a CDS encoding inositol monophosphatase family protein — protein MFELKDIEELTNHISLSKLYEIAKKSAQIGNEILKINYNKIQKISSKGRKGDLVTNVDLEVENKIKEYLIEETPNISINAEESGKLNKSSDLTWCIDPLDGTTNYSHGYPFFGTSIGLVYKNKPIIGAISVPYINELYSACIGLGSFCNDIELKVSNPLNLSDSLLVTGFSYDRFETEDNNYAEFCYLTHKTRGVRRGGAAAVDLAFVAAGKVDGYWERGLEVWDLAAGAIIVKEAGGIISDYPSGEFNLSSGRILACSPSLENELKNELENVFPFNKNLYT, from the coding sequence ATGTTTGAGCTCAAAGATATAGAAGAACTTACAAATCATATAAGCCTTTCTAAATTGTATGAAATAGCCAAAAAGTCAGCTCAAATTGGTAATGAAATTCTAAAAATTAATTACAATAAAATTCAAAAAATTTCATCGAAAGGTAGAAAAGGTGATCTTGTAACCAATGTAGATCTGGAAGTTGAAAATAAAATAAAAGAATATTTAATAGAAGAGACACCCAACATATCTATTAATGCAGAGGAATCGGGGAAATTAAATAAATCCTCTGATTTAACTTGGTGTATAGACCCATTAGACGGAACAACTAATTATTCCCATGGATATCCCTTCTTTGGAACTTCTATTGGTCTTGTATATAAAAATAAGCCAATTATAGGGGCCATATCAGTACCTTATATAAATGAACTATATTCAGCCTGTATTGGTTTAGGATCCTTCTGCAATGATATAGAACTTAAAGTATCGAATCCGCTAAATCTTTCTGATAGTTTGCTTGTGACTGGTTTTTCTTATGACAGATTTGAGACAGAAGATAATAATTATGCTGAATTTTGTTATTTAACACACAAAACAAGAGGCGTTAGAAGAGGAGGAGCCGCAGCAGTTGATCTAGCATTTGTTGCGGCAGGAAAGGTTGATGGATACTGGGAAAGGGGATTGGAGGTTTGGGACCTGGCGGCCGGTGCTATTATTGTTAAAGAGGCAGGTGGAATTATTTCGGATTATCCATCAGGCGAATTTAATTTAAGTTCCGGAAGAATTCTTGCATGCTCGCCCAGCCTTGAGAATGAATTAAAAAATGAACTAGAGAATGTTTTTCCATTTAATAAAAATCTTTATACCTAA
- a CDS encoding 2Fe-2S iron-sulfur cluster-binding protein, producing MNKTFTVTIKNKETGKVYQEQVNCDEYILNEFEKKGFKLAFSCRNGCCTSCAVKIKSGTLQQPEAMGVSQALKDKGYALLCVAKASSDLEVETTYEDELYDLQFGKYFGRGNTRVAPPWEFEED from the coding sequence TTGAATAAGACTTTCACAGTCACGATTAAAAATAAAGAAACCGGAAAGGTCTACCAAGAGCAGGTTAATTGTGATGAATATATTCTTAATGAATTTGAAAAGAAAGGTTTTAAGCTTGCATTTTCATGTAGAAATGGTTGTTGTACAAGTTGTGCAGTTAAAATAAAATCTGGTACCTTGCAACAACCTGAAGCTATGGGCGTATCGCAAGCATTAAAAGATAAAGGTTATGCACTTCTCTGTGTCGCTAAAGCATCTTCAGATCTCGAGGTTGAAACAACTTACGAAGATGAACTTTACGATTTACAATTTGGTAAATATTTTGGCAGGGGAAATACAAGAGTTGCACCACCTTGGGAATTTGAGGAAGATTAA
- the dnaK gene encoding molecular chaperone DnaK — MGQIVGIDLGTTNSVVGVIEAGRPIVISNSEGSRTTPSIVGFTKDKEIVIGDQARRQLVLNPKNTFYNLKRFIGSDWDELDDTSISVPYNVKANNTGSVRVLSPNTEREYAPEELVSSLIRKLINDAETYLGETVDSAVITVPAYFNESQRQATKDSAILAGIKVDRILNEPTAAALAYGFEKSSSNNVLVFDLGGGTFDVSLLKISNGVFDVKATCGDTQLGGNNFDSKIVDWLAEKFLAKYEIDLRRDRQALQRLTEAAEKAKCELSGLQKTKISLPFITTCNEGPLHIEETLDRKIFESLSQDLLDRLLEPVQIALDDSGWNAEDIDEVVLVGGSTRIPMVQQLVKTLVPNDPCQSVNPDEVVAIGAAIQSGIINGDLQDLLLNDVTPLSLGLETIGGLMKVLIPRNTPIPVRESDVFSTSEANQSSVVVQVRQGERPLASENKSLGKFRLSGIPPAPRGIPQVQVAFDIDANGLLEVSATDRTTGRKQTVTISGGSNLNEQEINSIIEEAKSKANEDRKKRSVIDRKNSALTLIAQAERRLRDASLEFGPYGAERQQRAVELAIQDVEEFIDDDDPQELEISVSALQEALFGLNRKFAAERKTDNNPLQGIKSTFGSLKDELFSDDYWDDDPWDNQMNRNYRNSRYGNSRDDDPWDNDYFL, encoded by the coding sequence ATGGGGCAAATAGTTGGAATTGATTTAGGTACTACTAACTCTGTTGTCGGGGTTATAGAAGCTGGTCGTCCAATTGTTATTTCAAATTCTGAAGGGTCTAGAACTACACCTTCAATAGTTGGTTTTACAAAGGACAAAGAAATAGTAATAGGAGACCAAGCAAGAAGACAACTTGTTTTAAATCCAAAGAATACCTTTTATAACTTAAAAAGATTCATTGGTAGCGATTGGGACGAGTTAGATGATACAAGTATTTCTGTTCCTTATAATGTCAAAGCAAATAATACTGGCAGTGTTAGGGTTCTTAGTCCAAATACTGAAAGGGAGTATGCTCCTGAAGAATTAGTCAGCTCATTAATTAGAAAATTAATAAATGATGCTGAGACATATCTTGGAGAAACTGTTGATTCTGCTGTTATTACAGTCCCTGCTTATTTCAATGAATCTCAAAGGCAAGCTACAAAGGATTCCGCAATATTAGCTGGTATCAAAGTTGATAGAATCCTAAATGAACCTACTGCAGCGGCTCTAGCTTATGGTTTTGAAAAAAGTTCTTCTAATAATGTTTTAGTTTTTGATTTAGGGGGAGGAACATTTGATGTTTCATTATTAAAAATATCTAATGGTGTATTTGATGTTAAAGCCACATGTGGAGATACCCAACTAGGAGGAAACAATTTTGACTCCAAAATAGTAGATTGGCTTGCTGAAAAATTTCTTGCTAAATACGAAATTGATCTAAGAAGGGATAGACAAGCTTTGCAGAGATTAACTGAAGCTGCTGAAAAAGCAAAATGTGAATTATCAGGATTGCAAAAAACAAAAATATCCTTACCTTTTATCACCACATGTAATGAGGGTCCATTACATATTGAAGAGACCTTAGATAGAAAAATATTTGAATCATTATCTCAAGATCTATTAGATAGATTATTAGAGCCTGTGCAAATAGCATTAGATGATTCCGGATGGAACGCAGAAGATATAGATGAGGTAGTTCTTGTAGGTGGCAGCACCAGAATTCCAATGGTTCAACAATTAGTTAAGACTCTAGTTCCTAATGATCCCTGCCAATCCGTTAATCCAGATGAGGTAGTTGCCATTGGTGCTGCTATACAATCTGGAATAATTAATGGTGATTTACAAGATTTACTTCTAAATGATGTTACACCTCTTTCATTAGGTTTAGAAACTATTGGAGGTCTTATGAAGGTACTTATTCCTCGTAATACTCCAATACCAGTAAGAGAATCTGATGTTTTTAGTACATCAGAAGCTAATCAATCATCAGTTGTTGTTCAAGTAAGGCAAGGTGAAAGGCCATTAGCATCTGAAAATAAATCACTTGGTAAATTTAGGTTATCAGGAATACCACCAGCACCCAGAGGAATTCCACAAGTTCAAGTTGCCTTTGATATAGATGCTAATGGTCTTTTAGAAGTTAGTGCAACTGATAGAACTACTGGACGAAAGCAAACAGTTACAATTTCTGGAGGCTCAAATTTAAATGAGCAAGAAATTAATTCGATAATTGAAGAAGCCAAATCGAAGGCTAATGAAGATAGAAAAAAAAGATCTGTCATTGATAGAAAAAATAGTGCTTTAACTCTTATTGCGCAAGCTGAGAGAAGGCTTAGGGATGCTTCTTTAGAATTTGGGCCTTATGGGGCCGAAAGGCAGCAAAGAGCTGTTGAATTAGCTATTCAGGATGTTGAGGAATTCATAGATGATGATGATCCTCAAGAATTAGAAATTTCAGTAAGTGCTCTCCAAGAAGCATTATTTGGTTTAAACAGAAAATTTGCTGCAGAAAGGAAAACTGATAATAATCCACTACAAGGTATTAAAAGTACATTTGGCTCATTAAAGGATGAACTTTTTTCAGATGATTATTGGGATGATGATCCTTGGGACAATCAAATGAATAGAAATTATAGAAATTCGAGGTATGGTAACTCTAGGGATGATGATCCATGGGACAATGACTATTTCCTCTAA
- a CDS encoding DnaJ C-terminal domain-containing protein codes for MVTLGMMIHGTMTISSKKDYLSILGLSLDFDDKELKKAFRREARKWHPDLNKNDLNAEERFKLINEAYEYLREPNNRNKSSDENIQQDHEKNNYQTGFPDFQDYLNSLFGYEYTSKTYDEYENEPLEDESINIDNDQFNNYAYPTTSPEEPPPVKLHQDIETIIELTPEEALNGASILIELEDETVVEVDTPPFAGDGWRLRLENIAWGGKDHYLQLRVQTESGLRIDGLRVLYKLELFPHDALLGCAVEVPTLDGNVTLQVPPKSSTGRMLRLKGRGLTFEDNVGDQYVEILVVIPADINDEEIALYTRLQELSLSDS; via the coding sequence ATGGTAACTCTAGGGATGATGATCCATGGGACAATGACTATTTCCTCTAAAAAAGACTATTTATCGATTTTGGGTTTATCCCTTGATTTTGACGATAAAGAACTTAAAAAGGCCTTTCGAAGAGAAGCAAGAAAATGGCATCCAGATTTAAATAAAAATGATCTAAATGCAGAAGAAAGATTCAAATTAATTAACGAAGCATACGAATACTTACGTGAACCAAATAATAGAAATAAAAGTTCGGATGAAAATATTCAGCAAGATCATGAAAAAAATAATTACCAGACAGGTTTTCCTGATTTTCAAGATTATCTTAATTCATTATTTGGATATGAATATACCTCAAAGACTTACGACGAATACGAAAATGAACCATTAGAGGATGAATCCATAAATATAGATAATGATCAATTCAATAATTATGCATACCCTACAACCTCTCCAGAAGAGCCTCCTCCAGTTAAACTCCACCAAGATATTGAAACAATTATTGAATTAACTCCTGAGGAGGCTCTAAATGGAGCTTCAATTTTAATAGAACTTGAAGATGAAACTGTAGTTGAAGTTGATACTCCTCCTTTCGCTGGAGATGGATGGAGATTAAGGCTTGAAAATATTGCATGGGGAGGAAAAGATCATTATCTACAGTTAAGAGTTCAAACTGAAAGTGGTCTAAGAATTGATGGTTTACGAGTTCTTTATAAATTAGAGTTATTTCCTCATGACGCACTTCTTGGTTGTGCTGTAGAAGTCCCCACCCTTGATGGAAATGTTACTCTTCAGGTGCCTCCAAAATCATCTACCGGAAGAATGTTACGTTTGAAGGGTAGGGGTTTAACATTCGAAGATAATGTAGGCGATCAATATGTTGAAATCTTGGTTGTTATACCTGCTGATATTAATGATGAGGAAATTGCTTTATATACAAGATTACAAGAATTATCACTTTCTGATTCTTAA
- a CDS encoding DUF3110 domain-containing protein — protein MNIFVLLYNSGTDKEGIHSIELKGRTIVLMFEDKDDATRYCGLLEAQDFPLPTVEMIDIEEINEFCIKLDYECKLVEKNFVPKTAEDRLLISPPQKNLEFDNWGGETNNKEKIDINTIKENLEKLL, from the coding sequence ATGAACATATTTGTTCTTTTATATAATTCAGGAACAGATAAAGAAGGAATTCATTCAATTGAACTTAAAGGAAGAACTATAGTTCTTATGTTTGAAGACAAGGATGATGCGACAAGATACTGTGGTCTCCTTGAAGCTCAAGATTTTCCTCTCCCAACAGTTGAAATGATTGACATTGAAGAAATAAATGAGTTCTGTATTAAATTAGATTATGAATGCAAATTAGTGGAGAAAAATTTTGTACCTAAAACAGCCGAAGATAGGTTGCTAATTTCTCCACCTCAAAAAAACCTAGAATTTGATAATTGGGGAGGGGAAACTAATAATAAAGAAAAAATTGATATAAATACCATTAAGGAAAATCTTGAAAAGTTGCTTTAA
- a CDS encoding peptidylprolyl isomerase — translation MAKALFETEVGNINIEFFSEDAPNTVNNFTKLISDGFYDGLAFHRVIPGFMAQGGCPNTRDGASGMPGTGGPGYNINCEINSKKHLKGSLSMAHAGKDTGGSQFFIVYEPQPHLDGVHTVFGKTDDMDVVLKLTNGSKILKATLK, via the coding sequence ATGGCAAAAGCGTTATTCGAAACAGAAGTAGGGAACATAAATATTGAATTTTTCTCTGAAGATGCACCAAATACCGTAAACAACTTTACTAAATTGATAAGTGATGGTTTTTATGATGGTTTAGCCTTTCACAGAGTTATTCCTGGTTTTATGGCTCAGGGTGGATGTCCAAATACTCGTGATGGAGCATCTGGCATGCCTGGAACTGGAGGTCCTGGATATAATATCAATTGTGAAATCAATTCAAAAAAACATCTTAAAGGTTCACTTTCCATGGCTCATGCTGGTAAGGATACTGGAGGTAGTCAGTTTTTTATAGTTTATGAACCACAACCCCATCTCGATGGAGTTCATACAGTTTTTGGTAAAACCGATGATATGGACGTCGTGTTAAAACTTACTAACGGTTCAAAAATTTTAAAGGCAACTCTAAAGTAA
- the ribBA gene encoding bifunctional 3,4-dihydroxy-2-butanone-4-phosphate synthase/GTP cyclohydrolase II, producing MKETSPKSNNGTILDINESFKIEFDPISDALAAIRNGECIIVVDDERRENEGDLICAAQFATPQQINFMATEGRGLICLAMKGEKLDSLDLPLMVDRNTDENQTAFTISIDAGPENNVSTGISAEDRAKTIQVAINPNTQPDDLRRPGHIFPLRAKKGGVLKRAGHTEAAVDIAAMSGLYPAGVICEIQNPDGSMSRLPQLKEYAKQWGMKLISIADLISYRFQNERFVFRKSDAVLPSIFGNFKAYGYINELDGSEHVALVKQKSSKLSEPVLVRMHSECLTGDAFGSLRCDCRPQLEAALSRIEKEEEGVVVYLRQEGRGIGLINKLKAYSLQDGGLDTVEANEKLGFPADLRNYGVGAQILTDLGIKKLKLLTNNPRKIAGLGGYGIEVIERVPLVICPNDNNAEYLSVKKTKLGHMIDEENSNTSNIDPFISIFLDGNYKSIDLVPLKNKVIKFCDDQNINIKLESTPRLLAFWNRPKLVWRIIHDRNRTNTNITDEEIKNIELFIQFLSKYENSTKIGIIVSRNIEQALHPKSSIKLINTKFTINNEILYSSTRKFNLDKETFSIVFEG from the coding sequence ATGAAAGAAACAAGTCCCAAATCAAATAATGGAACAATTTTGGATATAAATGAATCTTTTAAAATTGAATTTGATCCTATCAGTGATGCTTTAGCTGCAATAAGGAATGGTGAATGCATAATTGTCGTTGATGATGAAAGAAGAGAAAATGAGGGTGATTTAATTTGTGCTGCACAGTTTGCAACTCCTCAACAAATTAATTTTATGGCTACTGAGGGACGAGGTCTTATATGTCTAGCGATGAAAGGTGAAAAACTTGATTCCTTAGATTTACCTTTAATGGTTGATAGAAATACAGATGAAAATCAAACAGCTTTTACGATATCAATAGATGCTGGCCCTGAAAATAATGTTTCGACTGGGATTTCAGCTGAAGACAGAGCCAAGACTATTCAAGTTGCTATAAATCCAAATACACAACCTGATGATTTAAGAAGACCAGGACATATATTTCCATTAAGAGCTAAAAAAGGTGGGGTTTTAAAAAGGGCAGGTCATACAGAAGCAGCAGTAGATATTGCAGCAATGTCTGGTCTATATCCCGCCGGAGTGATTTGTGAAATACAAAATCCTGACGGATCGATGTCAAGACTTCCACAACTTAAAGAGTATGCAAAACAGTGGGGAATGAAATTAATATCAATAGCTGACTTAATTAGTTATCGTTTTCAAAATGAGAGATTTGTATTTAGAAAATCCGATGCTGTTCTTCCAAGTATTTTTGGGAATTTCAAAGCCTATGGATATATTAATGAACTTGATGGTTCTGAACACGTTGCATTAGTTAAACAAAAATCATCAAAATTAAGCGAACCTGTACTAGTTAGAATGCATTCAGAATGCTTAACTGGTGATGCTTTTGGATCATTACGTTGTGATTGTAGGCCCCAGTTAGAGGCTGCTTTATCAAGGATAGAGAAGGAGGAAGAGGGAGTTGTTGTTTACTTGAGACAAGAAGGTAGAGGTATTGGTCTAATAAACAAATTAAAAGCTTACAGTTTACAGGATGGTGGATTAGACACAGTAGAAGCTAATGAAAAGCTTGGTTTTCCTGCTGATCTCAGAAATTATGGAGTTGGAGCACAGATATTAACTGATCTTGGTATAAAAAAATTAAAATTACTAACAAATAATCCTAGAAAAATAGCCGGATTAGGTGGTTATGGAATAGAAGTTATTGAGAGAGTTCCATTAGTAATTTGTCCAAATGATAATAATGCCGAATATTTGAGTGTTAAGAAAACAAAGTTAGGCCACATGATTGATGAAGAGAATTCTAATACAAGTAATATAGATCCATTTATATCTATTTTTCTTGACGGAAATTATAAATCTATAGATCTCGTTCCATTAAAAAATAAAGTTATTAAATTCTGTGATGATCAAAACATTAACATTAAACTGGAAAGTACTCCAAGATTATTAGCTTTTTGGAATCGACCAAAATTAGTTTGGCGAATTATACATGATCGCAATAGAACAAATACCAACATTACTGATGAAGAAATAAAGAATATAGAATTATTTATTCAATTTTTATCAAAATACGAAAACAGTACAAAGATTGGGATTATTGTTTCTAGAAATATTGAACAAGCCCTACATCCAAAAAGTAGTATCAAACTTATCAACACTAAATTTACTATTAATAATGAAATCTTATATTCTTCTACAAGAAAATTTAATCTAGATAAAGAGACATTTAGTATTGTTTTTGAAGGTTAA
- the argC gene encoding N-acetyl-gamma-glutamyl-phosphate reductase, which produces MNVAIVGATGYGGIQAVNLLKKNKNYNISFLGGNKTSGSKWNDNFPFIYLDTDPSIEKISVENISNNSDIALLCLPNGLSSTLTRKLLDRGVKVIDLSADYRYKSLDEWKKVYSKEAAIYKRNDYDLCKEAVYGLPEINKEAISKGRLIACPGCYPTSALIPLAPYLSQGIIENEGIVIDSKSGTSGGGREPNQKLLLSECGEGLSAYGLINHRHTSEIEQVASIISGNKIELLFTPHLVPITRGMHSTIYGRLRDPGLTSDDCRILLDNYYRNFKNIKVLPVDTFPSTKWVKNTNQILLSVKVDIRNGRIIILSVIDNLLKGQTGQAIQNLNIMSGFSIDDGLELTNNFP; this is translated from the coding sequence ATGAATGTTGCAATAGTAGGTGCTACTGGTTACGGCGGTATTCAAGCAGTTAATCTTTTAAAGAAAAATAAAAACTACAATATCTCATTTTTAGGAGGTAATAAAACATCTGGCTCTAAGTGGAATGATAATTTCCCTTTTATTTATCTTGATACCGATCCCTCTATAGAAAAAATTTCAGTAGAGAATATCTCAAACAACTCAGATATCGCTTTGCTTTGTTTACCAAATGGCCTGTCCTCCACATTGACAAGGAAATTATTAGATAGAGGAGTTAAAGTTATTGATTTATCAGCTGATTATAGATATAAGTCCTTAGATGAATGGAAAAAAGTCTATTCCAAAGAAGCTGCTATCTATAAAAGGAATGATTATGATTTATGCAAAGAGGCAGTCTACGGTCTTCCTGAGATAAATAAAGAAGCTATTTCAAAAGGACGATTAATTGCATGTCCAGGATGTTATCCAACATCCGCTCTTATTCCATTAGCTCCTTATCTTTCGCAGGGAATTATTGAAAATGAAGGAATAGTAATTGATTCTAAAAGTGGTACTTCTGGAGGGGGTCGAGAACCAAATCAAAAATTACTTTTATCAGAATGTGGTGAAGGGCTATCAGCATATGGATTGATAAACCATAGACATACTTCAGAGATCGAGCAAGTTGCATCTATAATTTCTGGAAATAAAATTGAATTGCTTTTTACTCCTCATTTGGTTCCAATTACAAGGGGTATGCATTCGACAATATATGGGAGATTAAGAGATCCTGGTTTAACATCGGATGATTGCAGAATTCTATTGGATAATTATTATAGAAATTTTAAAAATATTAAAGTCTTACCTGTAGATACATTCCCATCAACAAAATGGGTTAAAAATACAAATCAAATTCTTCTTTCTGTGAAAGTTGATATTCGGAATGGAAGGATTATTATTTTATCTGTGATTGATAATTTGTTAAAAGGACAAACTGGACAAGCTATTCAAAATTTAAATATTATGAGTGGATTTTCAATAGATGATGGTCTTGAGTTAACTAATAACTTTCCATAA
- the purN gene encoding phosphoribosylglycinamide formyltransferase, with product MDKSFNYIISPEISEFRKFSPKLKIGVLASGNGTNFQELINLSEKGELDIDIKVLITNKDDAGCIKRAESVKIPHKVIKGKDFLEKELFELEIINTLINYDVELVVMAGWMKIVSSLFINKFKKKIINIHPSLLPSYKGASAIKDSILNGSKITGCSVHFVNEEVDSGSLIMQAALPILNNDNIESLSKKIQILEHKILPHSISHAGFLIRSNFMESY from the coding sequence TTGGATAAATCATTTAATTACATAATTTCGCCTGAGATATCTGAATTTAGAAAATTTTCACCAAAATTAAAAATAGGTGTACTTGCATCTGGGAATGGAACAAACTTTCAGGAGTTAATTAATCTCTCAGAAAAAGGAGAATTAGATATAGATATAAAAGTTCTTATTACTAATAAAGATGATGCAGGTTGTATAAAAAGAGCTGAAAGTGTAAAAATACCTCACAAAGTAATAAAAGGCAAAGACTTTTTGGAAAAAGAGCTTTTTGAATTAGAAATTATAAATACTCTAATTAATTACGATGTTGAACTTGTTGTAATGGCTGGATGGATGAAAATCGTCAGTTCATTATTTATTAATAAATTTAAGAAGAAAATTATAAATATTCACCCATCATTACTTCCTTCATATAAAGGGGCTTCTGCAATAAAAGATTCTATATTAAATGGTTCAAAAATAACTGGTTGTTCAGTACATTTTGTTAATGAGGAGGTAGATAGTGGTTCTCTTATAATGCAAGCTGCATTGCCAATTCTAAATAACGACAATATTGAATCACTTTCTAAAAAAATACAAATACTTGAGCATAAAATTCTACCTCACTCAATCTCACATGCTGGTTTTTTGATAAGAAGTAATTTTATGGAAAGTTATTAG